From Bdellovibrio sp. KM01:
CTTGGTAAAAAAGCCCAAGAGTACATGGATAAAGGTCAATTGGTACCAGATAGCATCGTTATCGGTATGGTTGAGGAAGTACTTCAAAAAGGCGTAAAAAACTTTATCCTAGACGGTTTTCCAAGAACTGTGGCGCAAGCCGAAGCTTTGGACAGCCTTTTGAATAAGATGACACTTTCTATTGGGAAAGCCATTTTTTTGGAAGTTCCAATGGAAATTTTGATGGATCGTTTAACTGGTAGACGCGTATGTAAAAATTGCGGGGCAGTCTACCACATCGTCAGCAAGCCTACCAAGACGGAAGGTAAATGTGACAACTGTGGCGGCGAAGTCGTTCAACGTAACGATGACAAAGCTGAGGTTATTGGGACTCGTCTCAAGGCCTACCAGGAGTTCACAAGCCCACTAAAAGAATTTTATAAAAAATCAGGAAAGTACATCCAGGTCGACGGTAATAGGGACACTGAGCTTGTCTATAATGAGATCGAAAAAATAATAAGCTAACCACTATTGTTATTTTATCTCTAGACTTTAAAGAAGCTCGGTGATAGCGTCCGACTCCTCGTTTGTATTTTTGCTGTTATTTTTGGCCCATTTTGGGGCTAAAAAACACTAGCAAGTATGGGAAGACATTTATGAAAGTAAGACCATCAGTAAAAGCAATCTGTAACAAGTGCAAAGTTATTAAAAGAAAAGGCGTTATTCGCGTTATTTGCGAAAACCCTAAACATAAGCAAAGGCAGGGTTAATCATGGCACGTATTCTTGGTGTCGACTTACCTAGAAATAAGCGCGTTGAAATCGCGTTGACATACATCTATGGCATTGGACGTCCTCGTGCAGCTATGATTTGCAAGCAAGTAGGCATTCCTTCAACTCTAAGAACTGAAGGTTTGACTGACGAGCACATCGCTAAAATCCGTGGCATCATCGAACAAAATTTCAAAGTAGAGGGTGATCTTCGTCGTGAAGTGGGCCAATCTATTAAACGTTTGATGGATCTTAACTGTTACCGTGGCATTCGCCATCGCAAAGGCTTACCAGTTCGTGGTCAGAACACTCGTTCTAATGCACGTACTCGTAAAGGTCCTAAGAAGACGGTAGCTAACAAGAAAAAAGCCGTGTAGTTAAAGGATCTTAACGATGAATACTGAAAATAAAAACAAAACAGTTGCTAAGAAAAAAGTAAAAAGAAACGTTCCACAAGGGAACTGCTACATCCAAGCTAATTTTGGTAATGTTATCGTAACGATGACAGATCCAAACGGTGCTACTGTGTCCTGGTCCTCAGCAGGTCACCTCGGCTTCAAAGGAAGCCGTAAAGGTACTCCATTTGCAGCTCAAGTCGCGGCAGAAGACGCTGCAAAAAAAGCTATGGAAGCAGGCATGAAATCTGTGGACGTTTATCTAAAAGGCCCAGGCGCTGGTCGTGAACCTGCAATTCGTGCGTTGGCGGCAACAGGTATGAGAATCTTGACTCTTAAAGATATCACTCCTGTTCCACATAACGGTTGCCGTCCACCTAAGCGTAGAAGAATCTAAGGAGATATATCGTGAGCTGCATTAACGAAAGCGTATGTAGACTTTGCCGTCGCGAAAACGTAAAACTTTTCTTGAAGGGTGACCGTTGTTATACTGATAAGTGTTCTTTCGAAAGAAGACCTTACCCACCAGGACAACATGGTCAGTCTCGTTTGAAGTTCTCTGAATTCGCACTTCAATTGCGTGAAAAACAAAAAGCTAAGAGATACTACGGTGTTTCTGAGAAACAATTCGTACAATACGTACATGAAGCTAGCCGTTCAAAAGGATTGACTGGTACTGAGCTTCTTAAGTCTCTTGAGATGAGATTTGATAACGTTGTCTACGCGTTGGGTTTCGCTAACTCTCGCCGCGAAGCAAGACAGCTTGTTAAGCACAACCATTTCTTGTTGAATGGTAAGAGAGCTAACATCCCAAGCATCCTTGTTAACAAGGGCGATGTTATCACAGTAGCTGAAACAAGCCGCGAAATGGCTAAAGTTCAAGCTGCTATTCAATCCGTTGCTAGACGTTCTGTTCCAGCATGGCTTGAAGCCGATCATGGTGCCTTCAAAGGTACTGTTAAAGATCTTCCTAACCGTGAAGACGTAACAGTTGCAGTTGAAGAAAACATGATCGTTGAATACTACTCAAGATAATTTAACCTCTCGGGGGATCCATGCAAGAGCATTATTATAAGTTTTGGAGAGAGATGATCAAACCGAAGGGATTCGAAGTTGATCGTGATACTCTTCGTGATGACTACGCAAAATTCATTATCCGTCCCCTCGAAAGAGGTTTCGGGGTTACTCTTGGTAACTCCCTAAGAAGAATTCTTCTTAGTTCAATGATGGGTTCTGCAATCACTGCGGTTAAATTCGAAGGCGTATTGCACGAGTTCACTACGATCCCAGACGTTCTTGAAGATGTTACTGACATCATCTTGAACCTTAAAGAAGTACGTTTCAAACAGTACACTTCAGACTCTTTGACATTGAAGATCTCTAAAAAAGGTCCAGGCAAAGTGACTGCAGCGGATATCCAAGTTTCTGATAAGATCGAGGTTCTAAACCCAGATCACCATATCGCTACTTTGGGTGCGAATGCTAACTTCAGCGCGGAAATCGTTGTAAGTTTCGGTCGCGGTTACGTACCAGTTGAAAACAGAGAAACTGATCTTCCAGTTGGCTTTATCGGTGTTGACGCTCTTTACAGCCCAATCCGTAAAGTTAACTACAATGTTTCAAATGCACGCGTTGGTCAAAGAACTGACTACGATGCTTTGACTTTGGAAGTTTGGACTGATGGTTCATTGAAACCGGACGAAGCTGTTGCTCTTTCAT
This genomic window contains:
- the rpsK gene encoding 30S ribosomal protein S11 produces the protein MNTENKNKTVAKKKVKRNVPQGNCYIQANFGNVIVTMTDPNGATVSWSSAGHLGFKGSRKGTPFAAQVAAEDAAKKAMEAGMKSVDVYLKGPGAGREPAIRALAATGMRILTLKDITPVPHNGCRPPKRRRI
- the rpsD gene encoding 30S ribosomal protein S4: MSCINESVCRLCRRENVKLFLKGDRCYTDKCSFERRPYPPGQHGQSRLKFSEFALQLREKQKAKRYYGVSEKQFVQYVHEASRSKGLTGTELLKSLEMRFDNVVYALGFANSRREARQLVKHNHFLLNGKRANIPSILVNKGDVITVAETSREMAKVQAAIQSVARRSVPAWLEADHGAFKGTVKDLPNREDVTVAVEENMIVEYYSR
- a CDS encoding DNA-directed RNA polymerase subunit alpha; its protein translation is MQEHYYKFWREMIKPKGFEVDRDTLRDDYAKFIIRPLERGFGVTLGNSLRRILLSSMMGSAITAVKFEGVLHEFTTIPDVLEDVTDIILNLKEVRFKQYTSDSLTLKISKKGPGKVTAADIQVSDKIEVLNPDHHIATLGANANFSAEIVVSFGRGYVPVENRETDLPVGFIGVDALYSPIRKVNYNVSNARVGQRTDYDALTLEVWTDGSLKPDEAVALSSKIMKEQLQIFLTFDESMEPVEESRELGSPSLNENLFRSVDDLELSVRSANCLKNANIRYIGELVVRSEAEMLKTKNFGRKSLNEIKEILGEMGLGLGMKIEGWPPPGWDPSQPPVKRETQQ
- a CDS encoding adenylate kinase; its protein translation is MNLILFGAPGAGKGTQSELLIKRLGMTQISTGDLFRAAIKGQTDLGKKAQEYMDKGQLVPDSIVIGMVEEVLQKGVKNFILDGFPRTVAQAEALDSLLNKMTLSIGKAIFLEVPMEILMDRLTGRRVCKNCGAVYHIVSKPTKTEGKCDNCGGEVVQRNDDKAEVIGTRLKAYQEFTSPLKEFYKKSGKYIQVDGNRDTELVYNEIEKIIS
- the rpmJ gene encoding 50S ribosomal protein L36, yielding MKVRPSVKAICNKCKVIKRKGVIRVICENPKHKQRQG
- the rpsM gene encoding 30S ribosomal protein S13, encoding MARILGVDLPRNKRVEIALTYIYGIGRPRAAMICKQVGIPSTLRTEGLTDEHIAKIRGIIEQNFKVEGDLRREVGQSIKRLMDLNCYRGIRHRKGLPVRGQNTRSNARTRKGPKKTVANKKKAV